One window from the genome of Aneurinibacillus sp. REN35 encodes:
- the sdaAB gene encoding L-serine ammonia-lyase, iron-sulfur-dependent subunit beta, which yields MKYRSVFDIIGPVMIGPSSSHTAGAARIGLIARNLFGNQPTKAEITFYGSFAKTYKGHGTEIAIVGGILGFDTFDQRITDSLAIAKDLNVEITIRTSDDIPNHPNTARLVLYDKTRALEVCGISIGGGKVELTEVDGFSVRLTGDMPTLLVWHEDRYGLVASVSEVLAAHKLNIGYMEMARKSKGAEALMVIETDQSGADEIKQDICALPHINRVSSIPAL from the coding sequence ATGAAGTATCGCTCTGTATTTGATATTATCGGACCGGTTATGATCGGTCCTTCCAGCTCTCATACAGCCGGCGCAGCCCGGATTGGCCTGATCGCAAGAAATCTGTTCGGGAATCAGCCGACGAAGGCGGAGATTACCTTTTACGGTTCATTCGCCAAAACATACAAAGGCCATGGAACGGAAATTGCGATTGTAGGCGGCATCCTCGGATTCGATACATTCGATCAGCGTATCACCGATTCGCTGGCTATTGCAAAGGATCTGAATGTGGAGATTACGATCCGTACGTCCGATGATATACCGAATCATCCTAATACGGCCCGCCTTGTTCTTTATGACAAAACCCGTGCTCTTGAAGTGTGCGGGATTTCCATCGGCGGTGGCAAGGTAGAACTGACCGAAGTTGACGGCTTTTCCGTACGTTTGACCGGGGATATGCCTACCCTTCTCGTCTGGCATGAAGACCGCTACGGCTTGGTCGCCTCCGTATCAGAGGTGCTCGCAGCACATAAACTAAACATCGGGTACATGGAAATGGCACGCAAATCCAAAGGAGCCGAAGCGCTTATGGTTATTGAAACCGATCAATCTGGAGCAGATGAAATCAAGCAGGACATCTGTGCGCTTCCTCATATTAATCGCGTGTCTAGCATTCCCGCCCTGTAA
- a CDS encoding ACT domain-containing protein, translated as MVNYADLVELGKLIRHLEQGITEASLNILTYEHREEIARNLITGLLGQADKHAMKIEASSGEYTNEIAVLQVGKNKYRLEKDHQDVFISKINHYNCRIVPGTHGILVYHIDYPGVIRDVSRILATHHINISSMKVSREQKGKNALLVSLTDEHIDAEVMDTITRLPQITNVVALRPLEHDDYSA; from the coding sequence ATGGTTAACTATGCCGATCTTGTTGAATTGGGCAAGCTGATCCGCCACCTAGAGCAAGGCATAACAGAAGCTTCACTCAATATTCTCACATATGAGCATCGCGAAGAAATCGCCCGCAATCTTATCACAGGTCTACTTGGGCAAGCAGATAAACATGCGATGAAGATTGAAGCCAGCTCAGGAGAGTATACGAATGAAATCGCTGTCTTACAGGTGGGTAAGAATAAATATAGACTTGAAAAAGATCATCAAGATGTATTTATTAGCAAAATAAATCACTACAACTGCCGAATTGTACCAGGTACACACGGTATTCTCGTCTATCACATAGATTACCCTGGCGTGATCCGCGACGTGTCGCGCATCCTCGCCACACATCATATTAATATCTCTAGCATGAAAGTATCACGTGAGCAAAAAGGGAAAAACGCGCTGCTCGTCTCCTTAACCGATGAACATATCGATGCGGAGGTAATGGATACGATTACGCGCCTGCCCCAGATTACAAACGTGGTGGCGCTGCGTCCTTTAGAACATGATGATTATTCTGCTTAG
- the sdaAA gene encoding L-serine ammonia-lyase, iron-sulfur-dependent, subunit alpha: protein MSFRTIAELVERCTTENKSIAEVMIETECDMSGKSRTDVLAMMTRNLDVMEEAVQRGIKEADRSHTGLTGGDAVLLQTYLQEKKPLSGTLLLDAVSKSVATNEVNAKMGTICATPTAGACGIVPGTLFAVAPKLNASREQMVNYLFTAGAIGFVIANNAFISGAAGGCQAEVGSATGMAAAAIVEMAGGSPEQSAQAVAIALKNMLGLVCDPVAGLVEVPCVKRNAMGASNAMVAADMALAGIKSAIPTDEVIEAMYRIGCAMPNTLKETALGGLAATPTGRELERKIFGENTK, encoded by the coding sequence ATGTCTTTTCGTACCATTGCAGAACTGGTGGAGCGCTGCACCACTGAGAATAAATCCATTGCCGAGGTTATGATCGAGACAGAATGCGACATGTCCGGCAAAAGCCGCACAGATGTACTAGCAATGATGACACGTAATCTAGATGTTATGGAAGAAGCCGTACAACGCGGCATTAAGGAAGCGGATCGCTCACATACGGGACTAACCGGTGGCGATGCGGTATTATTGCAGACTTATCTGCAGGAGAAAAAACCGCTGTCAGGCACACTTTTGCTTGATGCTGTCAGCAAGTCGGTGGCGACGAATGAAGTCAATGCCAAGATGGGTACAATCTGCGCCACACCGACGGCTGGTGCCTGCGGCATTGTCCCGGGTACACTATTCGCTGTAGCCCCGAAGCTTAATGCAAGCCGCGAGCAAATGGTCAACTATTTGTTTACGGCAGGCGCTATCGGCTTTGTCATTGCCAATAACGCATTCATCTCCGGAGCAGCAGGTGGATGCCAGGCTGAAGTCGGATCTGCAACCGGCATGGCCGCTGCCGCCATCGTAGAAATGGCAGGAGGCTCACCGGAGCAATCGGCACAAGCTGTGGCGATCGCGCTTAAAAACATGCTGGGTCTGGTCTGTGATCCGGTAGCAGGTCTAGTGGAGGTTCCCTGCGTGAAGCGAAATGCCATGGGAGCTTCTAACGCTATGGTCGCGGCTGATATGGCGCTTGCAGGAATCAAAAGTGCGATTCCAACAGATGAGGTCATTGAAGCGATGTACCGCATCGGCTGCGCAATGCCGAATACGTTAAAAGAAACAGCGCTCGGCGGGCTTGCCGCTACACCGACCGGACGCGAGCTGGAACGAAAAATCTTTGGAGAGAACACCAAGTAA
- a CDS encoding MetQ/NlpA family ABC transporter substrate-binding protein — MKKWLVALLVVLSIGLLAACGQKEEKAANGGTAQEPKKIKVGASAVPHAEILDHVKEKLKEQGIEMEVKVFDDYVLPNTALEDKQLDANYFQTVPYMEQFNKKHGTHIAALDGIHFEPMGLYPGKEKGVEPKQGAVIAIPDDVTNSARALKLLETQGWIKLTPNKELNSITKQDIVENPKNIQVKEMQAAMLARAVNEVDYAVINGNYAMEGGLAPDTAIAMEKKESDAAKQHANIISVRTGDEGREDIKKLIEVLKSDDVKKFIEEKYKGAVVPVF, encoded by the coding sequence ATGAAGAAATGGTTGGTGGCACTGCTTGTTGTATTGAGCATTGGACTTTTGGCTGCATGCGGGCAAAAAGAAGAAAAAGCAGCAAATGGAGGGACAGCACAGGAACCGAAGAAAATTAAAGTAGGTGCAAGCGCTGTGCCGCATGCGGAAATCTTAGACCATGTAAAGGAAAAGCTGAAAGAACAGGGCATTGAGATGGAAGTAAAAGTGTTTGATGATTATGTCCTGCCAAATACAGCGCTTGAAGATAAGCAGCTAGATGCGAACTATTTCCAAACGGTTCCGTATATGGAGCAGTTCAATAAAAAGCACGGTACACATATTGCAGCGCTTGATGGTATCCACTTCGAGCCGATGGGTCTCTACCCTGGTAAAGAAAAAGGAGTAGAGCCAAAGCAGGGCGCAGTGATTGCGATTCCGGACGATGTGACAAACAGTGCACGTGCGCTGAAATTGCTTGAAACACAGGGCTGGATTAAACTGACGCCGAATAAAGAGCTTAATAGCATTACAAAACAAGACATTGTCGAAAATCCAAAAAACATCCAGGTAAAAGAAATGCAGGCTGCAATGCTTGCTCGTGCAGTGAATGAAGTAGATTACGCTGTAATCAACGGTAACTATGCAATGGAAGGCGGACTTGCGCCGGATACTGCCATTGCTATGGAGAAAAAGGAGTCCGATGCAGCAAAGCAGCATGCTAATATCATCAGTGTACGTACGGGCGATGAAGGCCGAGAAGATATTAAAAAGCTGATCGAGGTATTAAAATCCGATGATGTGAAGAAATTTATTGAAGAGAAATACAAAGGAGCCGTTGTTCCGGTCTTCTAA
- a CDS encoding DedA family protein has protein sequence MTELILAFVEILKGLSYFGLMLALTFEFVPAELVLPLAGYWVYQGEMNYWLAVLAGTIGGTLGPLTLYAVGRYGGRPFILRYGKYLFIREQQVEKADRFFHKYGPGVAFFARFLPGVRTLISIPCGMAKMNVWQFSVYTFAATLPITAVYVYAGYAFGPHYKQAAAAVQEYSPFIIGGVLLLLIGYVLVINRRAAYNLER, from the coding sequence ATGACGGAGCTTATTCTTGCCTTTGTAGAAATCCTAAAAGGACTTTCGTATTTTGGATTGATGCTGGCATTAACATTCGAATTCGTTCCGGCCGAACTCGTACTGCCCTTGGCCGGATACTGGGTTTATCAGGGAGAGATGAATTATTGGCTTGCCGTGCTGGCAGGAACTATCGGCGGCACCCTTGGCCCACTTACGCTGTACGCTGTCGGACGTTATGGCGGGCGCCCCTTCATCCTGCGGTATGGGAAATATCTTTTCATCCGCGAGCAGCAGGTGGAAAAGGCCGATCGCTTTTTTCATAAGTACGGGCCGGGCGTTGCTTTCTTTGCCCGCTTTCTTCCCGGTGTCCGCACGTTGATTTCAATTCCGTGTGGCATGGCCAAAATGAATGTATGGCAATTCTCTGTGTATACCTTTGCCGCTACGCTGCCCATTACGGCCGTCTATGTATACGCAGGCTATGCTTTCGGCCCCCACTATAAACAAGCGGCAGCCGCTGTGCAGGAATATTCGCCCTTTATCATCGGCGGGGTCCTGCTGCTGCTTATCGGCTATGTCTTAGTCATAAACAGACGTGCTGCGTACAACCTTGAGAGATAA
- a CDS encoding methyl-accepting chemotaxis protein, with protein sequence MKIHTRVFLAILGIVILMFASIIGTVSVLSKNKAEEEAKKITASFAKEQANSISNELQTPLNAAHSLAATFESMVKTGNYSPATYDVILKNMTEKHGTFLGTWIVTEPNVFGDKTVQTAYSQAYDKTGRFVSFWARNGNGIERAGVENTENMKEGTHDFYMLPKKTGKETIMDPYMYEINGKNVLMTSLIVPLTINDTFVGVIGVDLSLDYFQEMNSKIKLYDSGFGVILSNNATFVAHPTKENIGKNVTELKGLQNVEQLKNAVKTGTAYTILDYSPTTKSELYKVTEPIAVGSTATPWSYVIAVPLNEVLASANGMMLLSLSMALIGTIILAILLHFIVRAVVRPITTAASYCKQMADGDFTFEVPERDLVRKDEVGELAVSLIGIKENMKAMIERMKDHATTVSASAAQLQRSTDQGVHAADEIVRAVQEVASGSIVQEQSADESARAMEEMALGIQRVAEASSSIAEASSDITNQVRTSNGSVQQAIRQMESIRTVTDETASAIQTLQRDSEEAGGILQLITEVSAQTNLLALNAAIEAARAGEAGRGFAVVADEIRKLADQTGSSAAKIQALIEQIQSNTAQAVHSMEESKMNVGDGIATIHQVGSIFEQIMTAIESITSQIQEMSAVSEEMSASTEQVSASVEEMARIAKESAASTKQVAASSQGQLANMNDMRQAAASLSSMAQALEVLIHEFKVVK encoded by the coding sequence ATGAAGATCCATACGCGTGTTTTTCTTGCTATTCTTGGCATCGTTATTTTAATGTTTGCATCAATCATTGGGACGGTTTCCGTTCTATCAAAGAATAAAGCGGAAGAGGAAGCAAAGAAGATTACCGCATCTTTTGCCAAAGAGCAAGCCAACAGCATCTCGAATGAGTTACAGACACCTCTGAATGCGGCTCACAGTCTTGCCGCTACATTCGAATCTATGGTTAAGACAGGTAATTACTCTCCTGCCACATATGATGTGATATTGAAGAATATGACAGAGAAGCATGGGACATTTCTTGGGACCTGGATTGTTACCGAACCCAATGTGTTTGGCGATAAAACAGTGCAGACTGCATATTCTCAAGCCTATGACAAAACGGGACGCTTTGTATCCTTCTGGGCGCGTAATGGGAATGGGATAGAGCGTGCGGGTGTTGAGAATACGGAAAATATGAAGGAAGGAACACATGATTTTTATATGCTGCCGAAGAAAACGGGGAAAGAAACGATTATGGACCCGTATATGTATGAAATCAACGGCAAGAATGTATTGATGACTTCGTTAATCGTTCCGCTGACTATCAACGATACATTTGTAGGAGTTATTGGGGTGGATTTGTCACTTGATTATTTTCAGGAGATGAATAGCAAGATCAAGCTCTATGATAGCGGATTTGGCGTCATTCTTTCAAATAACGCAACATTTGTGGCGCACCCAACGAAAGAGAATATCGGAAAAAATGTGACAGAGTTAAAAGGTCTGCAAAATGTGGAGCAGCTAAAAAATGCGGTAAAAACAGGTACGGCCTATACTATCCTTGACTATTCACCAACAACGAAAAGCGAACTGTACAAAGTAACTGAACCGATTGCGGTTGGCAGCACAGCTACACCGTGGTCCTATGTTATCGCAGTTCCATTGAATGAAGTGCTTGCTTCGGCCAATGGTATGATGCTGTTGAGTTTAAGTATGGCGCTGATCGGGACAATCATCCTGGCGATTCTTCTGCATTTCATTGTACGTGCCGTAGTGCGGCCGATTACGACCGCTGCTTCCTACTGCAAGCAAATGGCAGATGGGGATTTTACATTCGAAGTGCCTGAGCGGGATCTTGTGCGCAAGGATGAGGTTGGCGAGCTTGCTGTATCGCTTATTGGTATTAAAGAGAATATGAAAGCTATGATCGAGAGAATGAAAGATCATGCAACCACGGTGTCCGCATCGGCGGCACAGCTACAGCGCAGCACCGATCAGGGTGTGCATGCAGCTGATGAGATTGTACGGGCGGTACAGGAGGTTGCCAGCGGCTCAATCGTGCAGGAGCAGAGTGCGGATGAAAGTGCTCGGGCGATGGAAGAAATGGCGCTTGGAATTCAGCGTGTAGCGGAAGCTTCCTCCTCGATTGCAGAGGCGTCTAGCGATATTACGAATCAAGTTCGGACAAGCAACGGCTCTGTGCAGCAGGCAATCAGGCAGATGGAGTCAATTCGCACGGTGACCGATGAGACGGCATCGGCGATTCAGACACTGCAACGAGATTCGGAGGAAGCAGGTGGTATTCTTCAATTGATTACCGAAGTATCGGCACAGACTAATCTGCTCGCATTAAATGCGGCTATCGAAGCGGCTCGAGCTGGTGAGGCGGGCCGGGGATTTGCGGTTGTTGCCGATGAAATTCGAAAGCTGGCTGATCAGACGGGAAGTTCGGCTGCGAAAATACAGGCGCTAATCGAGCAAATCCAATCCAATACGGCTCAAGCGGTGCACTCGATGGAGGAGAGCAAGATGAACGTAGGGGATGGGATTGCGACCATTCATCAGGTTGGCAGCATCTTCGAACAGATCATGACAGCGATTGAGAGCATTACGAGTCAAATCCAAGAGATGTCTGCTGTATCAGAAGAGATGTCTGCAAGCACAGAACAAGTTAGCGCTTCTGTTGAGGAGATGGCACGCATTGCGAAGGAATCTGCTGCTAGTACAAAACAGGTGGCAGCTTCTTCACAAGGACAGTTGGCCAATATGAATGACATGCGGCAGGCCGCTGCATCGCTGTCATCTATGGCACAGGCACTTGAAGTGTTGATTCACGAATTTAAAGTAGTAAAATAA
- a CDS encoding WG repeat-containing protein: MQQDTQIKALVRRYLPPGSTLAMLDGPLPKPAVVLADFAGSGAKEVAAGYIWSGHPYVMILRYDNHAWHKSATVEGSGYAISYLGAAKITSPSKSDLIIGWQRGAIWSELVVCTYTDQGWKKVPGDLFYSQIEVEDMPGKEGRDGRAEIALWQHDTGRAYKVKIYRYQDGKWTPATDVYPYYFKKVAAYYEQRVREEPKAAFYRYYLADAQLKAGMPEQALLSIQAGLALSPSYPPPAAWLALKKQAMEKQHTRQTALYPASIKQIGGTNWGYIDAEGRFFIAPTYSYANPFQANGLAVVEEKGRSGVINSSGAFVIEPKYEYISPFTEGLAIVNVKDGFAVINEQGDMLTTKLYSYIAPYHEGRAVFQDSEFRYGYLDTAGREAIPPIYKEATDFHRGKAVVKVKDGLYALITIHGDIIIKYPYAFVGNPGDGLLAFRKTEQGKYGYMDEGGHVIITPRYTSAQPFQNGRAVVNLAADYTNEYGLIDRSGAFIIQPQFNDIEPLGEGRFAVGVALDSKKPFIGSMYAIYDKDGNKRTDFIYENVMPYKQGVASVHNRTETFFIDTSGRRAEGWPVVSGTGTLTIEGALIRADIDNRLSYVDRSGRVVWQQNTVIPLRGTYKVKEEKFKPNKDYLVYYPQVTGLSHPEVEASINKKLRQQSGIKEIDPNVQLDYNYLGDFTVWFFRKNLLVIKLIGYQYYFGAAHGMPTEVYPHIDLQTGRFYELKDLFKKNSDYVKVLSSIIEQQIKTNPKYSYIWQDQYKGIAPNQPFYVGEHALYIYFTPYEIAAYVAGFPTFTIPYVEIMNIIDTQGAFWRSFH, encoded by the coding sequence ATGCAGCAGGATACACAAATCAAGGCGTTAGTCCGGCGTTATTTGCCCCCGGGTTCTACGCTAGCAATGCTTGATGGGCCTTTGCCAAAACCGGCGGTTGTGCTTGCTGATTTTGCTGGGAGTGGTGCAAAGGAAGTGGCGGCGGGTTATATATGGAGCGGGCATCCATATGTCATGATTTTACGCTACGATAACCATGCCTGGCACAAATCAGCTACAGTAGAAGGCAGCGGATATGCGATTTCTTACCTGGGGGCAGCCAAGATCACAAGTCCATCAAAAAGTGACCTTATTATTGGATGGCAGCGGGGAGCCATATGGTCGGAACTTGTAGTATGTACATACACCGACCAAGGGTGGAAGAAAGTCCCCGGTGATCTATTCTACAGCCAGATTGAAGTAGAGGATATGCCAGGAAAGGAGGGAAGAGATGGGCGCGCTGAAATAGCCTTGTGGCAGCATGATACGGGTAGAGCATATAAGGTAAAGATATATCGCTATCAGGATGGCAAATGGACGCCTGCCACAGATGTCTATCCATACTATTTTAAAAAAGTTGCCGCCTATTATGAGCAAAGAGTACGGGAGGAGCCGAAGGCAGCGTTTTATCGCTATTATCTTGCGGATGCACAGCTTAAAGCCGGCATGCCTGAACAGGCGCTTCTCTCCATTCAGGCTGGTCTCGCACTCTCACCATCGTATCCGCCGCCTGCTGCGTGGCTTGCGTTGAAGAAACAAGCAATGGAGAAGCAGCATACAAGACAGACGGCCTTGTACCCGGCTTCAATAAAGCAAATAGGGGGAACGAACTGGGGCTATATTGATGCAGAGGGGCGTTTTTTCATTGCGCCAACATATAGCTATGCCAACCCGTTTCAGGCAAACGGATTAGCGGTTGTAGAGGAAAAAGGAAGATCAGGTGTCATTAATTCATCCGGGGCATTTGTTATAGAACCAAAATATGAATATATCAGCCCGTTTACTGAAGGATTGGCTATCGTGAATGTGAAGGATGGCTTTGCCGTAATCAATGAACAGGGGGATATGCTAACGACGAAGCTGTATTCCTATATCGCTCCCTATCACGAGGGGCGGGCGGTCTTTCAGGACAGCGAGTTTCGCTACGGATACCTAGATACTGCCGGCAGGGAAGCAATTCCTCCGATTTATAAGGAGGCAACCGATTTCCATAGGGGAAAAGCAGTAGTGAAGGTGAAGGATGGCCTATATGCGCTCATTACGATACATGGTGATATTATAATAAAATATCCATATGCATTCGTCGGTAATCCGGGAGACGGGCTGCTGGCGTTTCGCAAAACAGAGCAGGGCAAGTACGGCTATATGGATGAGGGCGGGCATGTTATTATTACGCCGCGTTATACAAGCGCCCAACCGTTTCAAAATGGTCGTGCAGTCGTTAATCTTGCCGCTGATTATACCAATGAATACGGCTTAATTGACCGATCAGGTGCGTTTATTATTCAACCGCAGTTCAATGATATTGAACCACTTGGAGAGGGACGGTTTGCTGTTGGTGTCGCGTTGGACAGTAAAAAGCCATTCATTGGATCAATGTATGCCATTTATGATAAGGATGGAAATAAACGAACCGATTTTATATATGAAAATGTAATGCCATATAAGCAGGGCGTCGCTTCCGTGCACAATCGTACGGAGACATTTTTCATTGATACAAGCGGGCGCAGGGCCGAAGGATGGCCAGTTGTTAGCGGGACTGGGACATTGACTATTGAAGGGGCGCTTATTCGGGCAGATATAGACAACCGCCTATCGTATGTGGATCGTTCAGGGCGGGTAGTATGGCAGCAGAACACAGTGATTCCGCTGCGAGGAACATACAAGGTCAAGGAAGAGAAGTTCAAGCCGAATAAAGATTATCTTGTCTATTATCCGCAGGTCACGGGTCTGTCTCACCCTGAGGTCGAAGCCTCCATTAATAAGAAGCTAAGGCAGCAGTCCGGTATAAAGGAAATTGATCCAAATGTACAGCTCGATTACAATTATCTTGGAGATTTTACGGTTTGGTTTTTCCGCAAGAATCTGCTGGTCATTAAGCTGATTGGATATCAATATTATTTTGGTGCCGCCCACGGGATGCCCACAGAAGTATATCCGCATATTGACCTACAGACCGGCCGCTTCTATGAACTGAAAGATTTGTTTAAGAAGAACAGTGACTATGTGAAGGTGCTGAGTTCGATTATTGAACAACAAATTAAAACGAATCCAAAGTATTCGTATATATGGCAGGATCAGTATAAAGGCATTGCGCCGAATCAGCCGTTTTATGTAGGGGAACATGCGCTGTATATATACTTTACCCCTTACGAGATCGCTGCGTATGTGGCAGGCTTTCCGACATTTACGATTCCGTATGTTGAGATTATGAATATCATTGATACGCAGGGGGCCTTCTGGAGATCATTTCACTAG